The following proteins are co-located in the Apium graveolens cultivar Ventura chromosome 5, ASM990537v1, whole genome shotgun sequence genome:
- the LOC141662131 gene encoding BTB/POZ domain-containing protein At3g49900-like, with protein MVEKSALHSPGISMRRSWPHLGAVETIYEEELEHEEDDEEEEEEDYSNSTPSLSDSITTSPPTSLQFAVKAWSMEKEQETDVEIHVQGSCFCLHKEPLTSKSNYLKRLLKESSRITISPPLKITAKTFEVVADYCYSGAIVITPVNVAALRIAAELLEMSNVENGATKGDNLLQKTEDYFQRAIAVNKEYASIVLRSCLSQMPEAETAVNLVSKYIEALALVDEGDNIGNYLRDLKTVNCEDFRLIAESLYKKFTRTKGQDLLYRIVDLYFKEYTGNITDEQKMGICNYIDCNILSPQLLMHAVQNPRLPLRFVVQAMFIGQLNTRRTVISAANNYDIKKTQYESPDADTLGALLQRDAALRQVAQLKSAMDATSSRIQSLEKELSVMRQVVQDNAVVKSNQIDSGRSASFRLGRKVERGQRGSVSASSYRSFRSKERKISDEEQSWVDDHNSTGSSDITKAEQKNLGRRLMNGLKSAFKVGTSNKKNSSQMSGESKVDGGGIGRKGEYKSFEIPM; from the exons ATGGTAGAAAAATCAGCACTACACTCCCCTGGAATCAGCATGCGTAGGAGCTGGCCACACTTGGGGGCTGTCGAAACTATTTATGAAGAGGAATTAGAACACGAAGAAGATgacgaagaagaagaagaagaagattacTCTAATTCCACCCCTTCGCTTTCTGATTCGATCACCACCTCCCCTCCCACTTCCCTCCAGTTTGCTGTTAAGGCATG GTCAATGGAAAAGGAGCAAGAAACTGATGTTGAAATACATGTTCAAGGTTCCTGTTTTTGCTTGCACAAG GAACCTCTAACCTCCAAGAGTAATTACCTGAAACGGCTGCTGAAAGAATCATCCCGAATAACCATTTCCCCTCCGTTAAAAATAACAGCCAAAACATTTGAAGTCGTAGCAGATTACTGTTACAGTGGAGCCATTGTCATTACTCCCGTCAATGTTGCTGCTCTCCGAATTGCAGCGGAGTTGCTGGAAATGTCGAATGTAGAAAATGGAGCCACCAAAGGCGATAATCTGCTGCAGAAGACAGAAGACTATTTCCAAAGAGCCATCGCTGTTAACAAAGAATATGCGTCCATAGTTTTACGGTCCTGTCTTTCACAGATGCCTGAGGCGGAAACGGCAGTTAATCTTGTGAGCAAATATATTGAAGCATTGGCTTTAGTAGATGAGGGAGATAACATCGGAAATTATCTTCGAGATCTTAAAACAGTGAACTGTGAAGATTTTCGATTGATTGCAGAATCCTTGTACAAGAAGTTTACCAGGACCAAGGGTCAGGACTTATTATACCGAATCGTTGATCTTTATTTCAAG GAGTATACTGGGAACATAACAGATGAACAGAAGATGGGGATATGTAATTACATAGACTGCAACATTCTATCCCCTCAGCTCCTCATGCATGCAGTTCAAAATCCAAGACTACCATTAAGGTTTGTGGTTCAGGCAATGTTCATTGGGCAGCTGAACACCCGTCGCACAGTCATTTCTGCTGCAAACAATTACGACATCAAGAAAACTCAATATGAGAGTCCAGATGCAGATACCCTGGGTGCATTACTCCAGCGTGATGCCGCACTACGCCAAGTGGCTCAGTTAAAATCAGCAATGGATGCCACAAGCTCACGCATTCAAAGCCTGGAGAAGGAACTAAGTGTAATGAGGCAAGTTGTTCAAGATAACGCAGTGGTAAAAAGTAATCAGATTGATTCTGGTAGATCCGCAAGCTTTAGGCTGGGGAGGAAGGTGGAGAGAGGACAAAGAGGATCAGTTTCTGCCTCAAGTTATCGGAGTTTTAGAAGTAAAGAGAGGAAAATTTCAGATGAGGAACAAAGTTGGGTTGATGATCACAACAGCACCGGTAGTAGTGACATCACCAAGGCTGAACAGAAAAATCTTGGAAGAAGGTTGATGAATGGATTGAAGAGCGCGTTCAAAGTAGGGACCTCTAATAAGAAGAATAGTTCCCAGATGAGTGGTGAAAGCAAAGTGGATGGAGGAGGCATAGGAAGAAAAGGTGAATATAAAAGCTTCGAGATACCAATGTGA
- the LOC141662132 gene encoding uncharacterized protein LOC141662132, with amino-acid sequence MGESSSSGEEDGNAEWKAAIASVAGTDNGLTHSNGHASATKRNSVTSNHKDIKLYQLKARELLDNIIGKSIEMVSDPIYDADDDAEIEGGGVRLFKDAPVGIVFDHSNQPKGPRRRPRIVPGKELDEKSKKFKHQVESVAVDGMNILIAAQNACQKSLAKMEARDAARKAAVKKEEERVAQLKKIRGERWLPAIAKTMQAKSRAK; translated from the exons ATGGGAGAGAGTAGCAGCAGCGGTGAAGAAGACGGTAACGCAGAATGGAAAGCCGCAATAGCTTCTGTAGCCGGAACTGATAACGGTCTTACTCACTCTAACGGCCATGCCTCAGCAACAAAAAGAAATAGCGTCACTTCTAATCACAAAGATATCAAACTCTACCAACTCAAG GCGCGAGAATTACTTGATAACATAATAGGAAAGAGCATTGAGATGGTGAGTGATCCTATTTATGATGCTGATGATGATGCCGAGATTGAGGGAGGTGGAGTTAGATTGTTCAAGGATGCACCTGTTGGCATTGTGTTTGATCATTCCA ATCAACCTAAAGGACCAAGGAGAAGACCAAGAATTGTCCCCGGGAAAgaattggatgaaaaatcaaaGAAG TTCAAGCACCAAGTCGAATCTGTCGCAGTTGATGGAATGAATATATTAATTGCAGCACAAAATGCTTGCCAGAAATCATTAGCTAAAATGGAAGCCAGAGATGCAGCTAGAAAAGCAGCTGTCAAGAAAGAGGAAGAAAGAGTTGCCCAACTGAAAAAGATTAGGGGTGAGAGATGGCTGCCTGCTATCGCCAAAACTATGCAAGCGAAGTCTCGAGCTAAATGA